A DNA window from Methylobacterium sp. NMS14P contains the following coding sequences:
- a CDS encoding integron: protein MNVPILMRGAIGEDACSETGKVIEVDPGIESFLPVQSGPGETPFREIGRLHNGDAVKVCEKIGPWIGIVYGSAPLGCRTTILVPVEQAYTGPCDHGWIMARNVNIDTK from the coding sequence TTGAACGTGCCGATCCTGATGCGTGGGGCGATCGGTGAGGATGCCTGTTCGGAGACAGGGAAGGTGATTGAGGTCGATCCGGGGATTGAAAGCTTCCTGCCGGTTCAGAGCGGCCCGGGCGAGACGCCGTTCCGTGAGATCGGGCGCCTGCACAACGGTGACGCGGTCAAGGTCTGCGAAAAGATCGGCCCCTGGATCGGGATCGTCTACGGCTCGGCTCCCTTGGGATGCCGGACAACGATCCTCGTGCCTGTCGAGCAGGCGTACACCGGCCCCTGCGATCACGGCTGGATCATGGCCCGCAACGTGAACATCGACACGAAGTGA
- a CDS encoding tellurite resistance TerB family protein: protein MPFIQDLLARFRQTVTAYAGDDALMQAGVSAAANVIVADGEVAGDELETALAGVLASPILEKGYDVLMLDEALHEAIGRAGTRAGRAENLRRVAAIAGRPMEQREGVFRVAVDVADHDGIAAIERAALSEIAAALLVDADAFLKAAAQLKRP, encoded by the coding sequence ATGCCCTTCATACAAGACCTGCTCGCCCGCTTCCGCCAGACGGTGACCGCCTATGCCGGCGACGATGCGCTGATGCAGGCCGGTGTCTCCGCAGCCGCCAACGTCATCGTCGCCGACGGCGAGGTCGCGGGCGATGAACTGGAAACAGCCCTCGCCGGCGTCCTCGCCAGTCCGATCCTAGAGAAGGGCTACGACGTCCTGATGCTGGATGAGGCGCTACACGAGGCAATCGGTAGGGCCGGCACCCGAGCCGGCCGCGCGGAGAACTTGCGACGGGTCGCGGCGATTGCCGGTCGGCCCATGGAGCAACGCGAAGGCGTGTTTCGAGTGGCGGTCGACGTGGCAGACCATGACGGCATTGCCGCTATCGAGCGCGCTGCCCTATCCGAGATTGCCGCCGCGCTTCTCGTTGACGCGGACGCGTTCCTCAAAGCGGCAGCGCAGCTTAAGCGACCATAG
- a CDS encoding DUF3606 domain-containing protein, with translation MPTELHDKAHIDVFDRAAREHWALRFGVTEERLRKAVRMVGSRVTSVAAYLGQPAR, from the coding sequence ATGCCGACCGAGCTGCACGATAAGGCCCATATCGACGTTTTCGACCGCGCCGCTCGTGAGCATTGGGCGTTGCGCTTCGGGGTCACCGAGGAGCGTCTGCGCAAGGCCGTCCGGATGGTCGGATCCCGCGTCACAAGCGTGGCGGCCTATCTCGGTCAGCCTGCCCGCTGA
- a CDS encoding ribosome modulation factor, which yields MDTRQPPSVEPIAEGAHARAIGRQKDACPYPAGSAERTAWLEGYDGTPAEDGPDLPEADA from the coding sequence ATGGATACCCGCCAACCCCCATCCGTCGAACCAATCGCGGAAGGGGCTCATGCTCGTGCGATCGGTAGACAGAAGGACGCCTGTCCCTATCCAGCGGGCTCAGCCGAGCGGACGGCGTGGCTCGAAGGGTATGACGGCACGCCCGCAGAGGACGGCCCAGATTTACCGGAAGCGGATGCCTGA
- a CDS encoding peptidase S14: MASSSLTASAFSAPAVLLSGAVDYDMYKEFRRQLAQASERELVVIELSTLGGDPEVARMMGEDIRYHSEMEPGRRFVFLGKAAIYSAGTTFMSFFARPNRYLTRGTRLMIHERKLDKKLHIQGPLTTCGAMLKATLNEIEASIAIQNEGFENLIRGSSVTMEEVLQRAPENWYIEAEKAKALGLIEAVM; the protein is encoded by the coding sequence ATGGCCTCGTCGTCTCTCACCGCCTCCGCCTTCAGCGCGCCCGCGGTCCTGCTGTCAGGGGCAGTCGACTACGACATGTACAAGGAATTTCGGCGTCAACTCGCGCAGGCCAGCGAGCGTGAGCTGGTCGTGATTGAGCTGTCCACTCTGGGCGGCGATCCAGAAGTGGCGCGGATGATGGGCGAGGACATCCGCTACCATAGCGAGATGGAGCCGGGTCGACGCTTCGTCTTTCTCGGAAAAGCAGCGATCTACTCTGCTGGCACGACGTTCATGAGCTTCTTCGCCCGGCCGAACCGCTACCTGACCCGAGGGACGCGGCTCATGATCCACGAGCGCAAGCTGGATAAGAAGCTGCACATACAGGGTCCGCTCACGACCTGCGGCGCTATGCTCAAGGCAACGCTGAATGAGATCGAGGCGTCGATTGCCATTCAGAACGAGGGCTTCGAGAACCTCATCCGCGGCTCATCGGTGACAATGGAGGAGGTTCTGCAACGAGCTCCGGAGAACTGGTACATTGAGGCTGAGAAAGCCAAAGCACTCGGGCTGATCGAAGCTGTCATGTGA